CGCAAACGCAATACAAAAGGGTTTGGAACAGTCAAATTTCAATGTTACAATTACAAAACCTGAGGATGCAGAATCGATAGACTATTTCGATTACGATTTGGTTTGTATCGGATGCCCATCTTATTCCTGGCATGCACCTCAACCTGTTACAGCATTTCTTAGGAAGAAATTTAACCAGTATAAAGAAGATGGGAGGGTAAAGCCTAAAGCGCCTAGGGTTCCGAAGAAGAATACCTTAATTTTTGTAACGTATTCTGGACCACACACCGGCGTTCATGAAGCTTTCCCGGTCGGCAAAGATATACGCCAATATTTTGAACATATTGGTTTTACTACTCTTGATGAATGGTATATTCTCTCTGAATTTCATGGCTCGTTAGAATTCAGCACGCAAGGTCGAATGGGTGATATTCGTGGATGGCCGACTGCCGAACATTTGAAGGTTATCGAAGCTGATACAAAGAGACTAGCTAACCTTATCCAATGTACCTCTTAACCCTTAGTTTAGCGCACGCCGCAAGCAAAAAACTAAATATAGCTGCCTTCACAAACCCGCTGATCACCCCTCATCCCCTGCCTATAGTGCAAAGAAATAGCTCAATAAATACGAAGCATATAAAAAAGGGAAAACATCGCCGTCACTAAACGAAGGAAAAACCATCTACTAGCAACATCATCCAACCCTAAACGAGATACACAACACGACGAAAGTAAATAATGGTCAGATAGTAAAGTTCACAAAATAATCCGTTTGGCAGGAAGTCTAGCGATATTATGCTAAAAGTTACAGATAGAGCTGAAGATTATCTCAGAGTAATAGATAAAATAAGTAAACAGGGTTATGTTGGAACCGGCGATGTAGCCGCCGAGTTAAGAATCAAGCCAGCGAGCGTTTTCGAGATGCTGAGCAGACTGCAAAAACAAGGGTTAATTGTTCATCAAAAATATGGTTCGGTCACATTAACCAAAAAAGGGCAAAATATTGCAAACGTCATTAACAAAAGGCATGAAACCTTTCTGAGATTTCTTGAGATAATCTTAGTCCCACACGATACAGCGATTAAAGACGCCAGTATTCTCGAGCATAAGTTAGACTACAAGACAATTCTTCAGTTTTCAAAATTTGTCGATTTCATGGCACTTGAACGACCCCGGGTAATAAAGAAATGGCGAGAATTTTTCAAATACTACTCAGATGGGACAGAGCAAGATGTACAAATACTATAACTTCCAAACGACGATAATCTGTTGTTATAAAGCCATTATGTTTAAGTTAGCCACCTACTTGGTTGATGGAAAGAGCCAAAACTAGCGGGTCCAGTTGAAGCACGTGTTAAAGACGAATCACCCATAAATTGAGGCCACTCATCAAGGAATAAGCCATTACTACTTTCTGCTGTAGCAGAGTCTGAAAGGATATCAACGCTTTCTTTCCTTAACGCAATTGAAAAGATGACACTAAAACTAGTAGTAACTAAAATTACAAGTAATAATGCCGTTGTACGTTTACTTTTAGAGAACGGTTTTTTACTTATCAAAGATATTCTCCAGAGTGTTGAATTTTAACTTGAGCCCAACAAGTAGTGATTTCCTATACTATTCCAAATGAAGGTGTAGGGAACTTTTTAGCAATGGTAGTCATTGCCCTCCAACCCGTACAATGTGAAGGTATTATTTACTCAGGAATGATTTGTCTCAATTCTTTAACTTTACGGTTTATTCTTTTTTCATATTCTTTTCCGGATAAATGAAACCCCCCCAAAATTGCATAAACCTTCGGTATACCTGTAATCAATTGTGCGTACCGTACAGTGTTAATTATTCCGGAATGAGCGCACCCAGAAATGATTACTAAACCTTCGTCTTTTACATTAAAGACCAAAGCACGTTCATCTAATATCAAGGGATCAGGATGCCAAG
This genomic interval from Syntrophorhabdaceae bacterium contains the following:
- a CDS encoding flavodoxin domain-containing protein, whose product is MKKALIIYWSKTGNTEKVANAIQKGLEQSNFNVTITKPEDAESIDYFDYDLVCIGCPSYSWHAPQPVTAFLRKKFNQYKEDGRVKPKAPRVPKKNTLIFVTYSGPHTGVHEAFPVGKDIRQYFEHIGFTTLDEWYILSEFHGSLEFSTQGRMGDIRGWPTAEHLKVIEADTKRLANLIQCTS
- a CDS encoding metal-dependent transcriptional regulator, which codes for MLKVTDRAEDYLRVIDKISKQGYVGTGDVAAELRIKPASVFEMLSRLQKQGLIVHQKYGSVTLTKKGQNIANVINKRHETFLRFLEIILVPHDTAIKDASILEHKLDYKTILQFSKFVDFMALERPRVIKKWREFFKYYSDGTEQDVQIL
- a CDS encoding MBL fold metallo-hydrolase, which codes for PRAVANTKGDLREYPTFPKSKELTPANIINTKKPLLIASNLAYVTGEIPRTVSFENGLISNRIYKNASWHPDPLILDERALVFNVKDEGLVIISGCAHSGIINTVRYAQLITGIPKVYAILGGFHLSGKEYEKRINRKVKELRQIIPE